In Naumovozyma castellii chromosome 1, complete genome, one DNA window encodes the following:
- the FAR7 gene encoding Far7p (ancestral locus Anc_8.105), translating into MADPGQQQQFFMNPQTENLTHMYSLVDTLLNQLVKNKAEKEELLRSVDVLSNRITSGTEPKVIEMQQDIVLFTNFLERRISSESKIILNGEDKEIIKNDKELYILRQQNSQLQKLLRDSNDSTMNTLDLLKFHEESFIEVVSLLRQDILNNHIKMISIIRKRLENKYEPLRDKEFEKYLKEVKDIQKLMDISELYKDILRVLD; encoded by the coding sequence ATGGCAGATCCAGgacagcaacaacaattttttatGAATCCGCAGACTGAAAATTTGACGCACATGTATTCCCTAGTGGATACCCTTCTGAATCAACTGGTTAAGAATAAAGCAGAAAAGGAGGAGCTATTACGAAGTGTCGATGTTCTGTCAAATCGAATAACCTCGGGCACTGAACCAAAAGTAATTGAAATGCAACAGGATATAGTCTTATTCACCAACTTTTTGGAGAGGAGAATAAGTTCAGAAAGCAAGATTATCCTAAATGGTGAGGATAAGGAAATTATAAAGAACGATAAAGAGTTATATATTCTAAGACAACAAAATAGTCAATTGCAAAAACTCTTGAGGGACAGCAATGACTCAACAATGAATACTTTAGACTTGTTGAAATTCCACGAAGaatcatttattgaagTAGTAAGTTTACTGCGACAAGATATCTTGAATAATCATATCAAGATGATTTCCATCATTAGAAAACGATTGGAAAACAAGTATGAACCATTGAGAGATAAAGAGTTTGAAAAGTATTTAAAAGAAGTTAAAGacattcaaaaattaatgGATATATCCGAATTATACAAAGATATCTTGCGAGTCTTAGATTAA
- the NCAS0A08630 gene encoding sugar porter family MFS transporter: MVNLTETTTSPPSEDSAQIEPKEEFIMDTEPSIAKPAASYFTVIILCLLIAFGGFIFGWDTGTISGFVAQTDFIKRFGTQQSDGSFALSDVRKGLMVGIFNIGCLLGGLFLAGAGDKWGRKPGLMLVAAVYVVGIIIQITSSTKWYQYFVGRIVSGMGVGGIAVLSPTLISEIAPKQLRGTCISLYQLMITGGIFLGYCANFGTKRYNNAVQWRLPLGLGFAWAFFMIIGLLFVPESPRYLFKKGKISAAKHSLAKSNKTTVDDILVLSELDNIRAGIEAENNAGNASWKELFSLKNKIFQRVFMGVMIQSLQQLTGCNYFFYYGTTIFQAVGMDDSFVTSIVLGVVNFASTFIALGIVEWLGRRKCLLLGSASMACCFVIFASVGVTRLWPNGKDQPTSKGAGDCMIVFTCIFIFCFATTWAPIGFVIVAESYPLRVKQRAMAIAIGANWIWGFLIGFFTPFITSAINFYYGFVFMGCLIFSFFYVFFFVRETKGLTLEEVDEMYLENIKPWKSASWSPRNRRDGAYDNDITSDRIHIVGVSNGSNDETEKETTEQNNDATEKGTTEQTDEDGTEQTTDKKISFYKKVFKNN; encoded by the coding sequence ATGGTTAATTTAACAGAAACAACCACAAGCCCTCCTTCAGAAGACTCTGCTCAAATTGAGCCAAAGGAGGAATTTATTATGGACACCGAACCCTCAATTGCTAAACCAGCTGCCTCTTACTTTACAGTAATAATTTTGTGTCTTTTAATTGCTTTCGGCGGTTTTATCTTCGGTTGGGATACTGGTACAATTTCCGGGTTTGTTGCTCAAACCGATTTCATTAAGAGGTTTGGAACACAACAATCAGATGGTTCTTTTGCCTTATCAGATGTCAGAAAGGGACTCATGGTCggaattttcaatattggtTGTCTCTTGGGAGGATTATTTCTTGCCGGGGCTGGTGATAAATGGGGACGCAAACCAGGTCTAATGTTAGTTGCTGCTGTCTACGTGGTTGGgatcattattcaaattacATCAAGTACAAAGTGGTaccaatattttgttgGTAGAATTGTCTCTGGTATGGGTGTTGGGGGAATTGCTGTTTTATCTCCAACTCTAATTTCAGAAATTGCCCCAAAGCAATTAAGAGGTACATGTATTTCATTGTATCAATTAATGATTACTGGTGGTATTTTCTTAGGCTATTGTGCTAATTTTGGAACCAAGCGTTATAACAATGCAGTTCAATGGCGCTTACCATTAGGATTAGGATTTGCATGGGCATTTTTTATGATTattggtttattatttgttccAGAATCTCCAAGatatttattcaagaagGGGAAAATTTCTGCAGCCAAGCACTCTTTAGCCAAATCCAACAAGACGACCGTCGATGATATTTTAGTATTAAGTGAATTAGATAATATTAGGGCTGGTATTGAAGCTGAAAATAATGCTGGTAATGCTTCTTGGAAAGAGTTGTTTTCTCTTAAAAATAAGATTTTCCAACGTGTTTTTATGGGTGTTATGATTCAATCGTTACAACAATTAACGGGATGTAACTACTTCTTTTACTACGGAACTACAATTTTCCAAGCTGTTGGTATGGATGATTCTTTCGTCACTTCCATTGTTTTAGGTGTTGTCAATTTTGCTTCCACATTTATTGCCCTAGGGATTGTGGAGTGGTTGGGCCGTAGAAAGTGTCTATTACTGGGGTCTGCCTCAATGGCCTGCTGTTTTGTTATCTTTGCCTCAGTAGGTGTAACAAGATTATGGCCAAACGGTAAGGACCAACCAACATCCAAGGGTGCAGGAGATTGTATGATTGTGTTCACGtgcattttcatcttttgtTTTGCTACTACCTGGGCACCTATTGGTTTCGTCATTGTTGCTGAATCTTATCCATTACGTGTCAAGCAAAGGGCAATGGCCATTGCCATTGGTGCAAATTGGATTTGGGGGTTCCTCATTGGTTTCTTTACACCTTTTATTACAAGTGCAATCAATTTCTATTACGGATTTGTCTTTATGGGATGTTTGATATTCTCATTCTTTTatgtcttcttctttgttcGTGAAACAAAAGGGTTAACtcttgaagaagttgatgaaATGTACTTGGAGAACATTAAACCTTGGAAATCAGCCTCATGGTCGCCAAGAAACAGAAGAGATGGTGCTTATGATAACGACATTACAAGTGACAGAATCCACATCGTTGGTGTTTCTAATGGatcaaatgatgaaacagAAAAGGAAACCACTGAACAAAACAATGATGCAACAGAGAAGGGAACCACCGAACAAACAGATGAGGATGGGACAGAACAAACAACTGATAAAAAAATCTCATTCTACAAGAAGGTtttcaagaacaattga
- the NCAS0A08640 gene encoding SDR family oxidoreductase (ancestral locus Anc_2.668): protein MSPKVIIVTGVSRGIGRAIVNKIIGLNSNAVVFGIARTSAPLKELKSKHGEKFFYIVGDVTNKSDVKKLITAAIDKFGRLDSVVANAGVLEPVAEVGKVDEEAWKRLFDINFFSIVSLVQSTLPFMENTNRNYVFVSSGASVKAYFGWAAYSASKAALNSFAMSVANEKPKVKTISVAPGVVDTQMQVDIREKYGNEMTTESLKRFIDLHKNGELLDSDVPGEVYAKLAVNGIPDELNGKYSRYNDDRLASL from the coding sequence ATGAGTCCAAAAGTAATCATTGTCACTGGCGTTTCAAGGGGAATAGGAAGGGCAATCGTGAATAAAATTATAGGATTAAATTCCAATGCGGTTGTGTTCGGTATTGCAAGGACTTCAGCACCCTTAAAGGAGTTGAAATCGAAACACGGAGAAAAGTTTTTCTATATTGTTGGAGATGTTACTAATAAATCAGATGTCAAGAAACTAATTACCGCAGccattgataaatttggCAGATTGGATTCTGTTGTTGCCAATGCAGGTGTTTTAGAACCTGTTGCTGAAGTGGGAAAAGTGGATGAGGAAGCctggaaaagattattcgatataaatttctttagtATTGTTTCTTTGGTACAATCCACTCTACCATTTATGGAAAATACCAATAGAAACTACGTCTTTGTCAGTTCGGGAGCAAGTGTCAAAGCTTATTTTGGTTGGGCAGCCTACTCCGCATCAAAGGCTGCATTAAATAGTTTTGCTATGAGTGTAGCAAATGAAAAACCAAAGGTCAAAACTATATCAGTAGCACCAGGTGTGGTAGATACACAAATGCAAGTTGACATTAGAGAGAAATATGGTAATGAAATGACTACAGAAAGCTTGAAAAGGTTTATTGACCTGCACAAGAACGGTGAGTTGTTAGATAGCGATGTGCCTGGCGAAGTTTATGCCAAATTAGCGGTTAACGGGATACCAGATGAGCTAAATGGCAAATACTCCAGATATAATGATGATAGACTAGCCAGCCTCtaa